The DNA region CACACCGGCGACGTCGGTGTGATGGACACGGACGGCTACACCACCATCGTCGACCGCATCAAGGACATGATCCTGTGCAGCGGCTTCAACGTCTATCCCCGCAACGTCGAGGAGGCGATCTACCTGCATCCGGCGGTCGCCGAATGCGTGGTGGCCGGCATGCCCGACGAGTATCGCGGCCAGACGGTGAAGGCCTATGTGCGGCTTGACGAGGGCCAGAGCCTGACCGCGGGCGAGCTGATCAGCTTCCTGAAGGACAAGCTGTCGCCCATCGAGATGCCCAAGGTCGTGGAATTCCGCCGGGAGCTGCCCAAGACGATGATCGGCAAACTGTCGCGCAAGGCCCTGCTGGACGAGGAGGCGGGCAAGCGCGCCGCCGCGGGCGTCGGCGGCAGTCCTGCCGGCGGCAATCCAGCAGATGGCGGTGCCGCATGAGCGCGGACGGGCGCAAGGCGGTGCGTGTCCGCATCCTGGGCAGGGTGCAGGGTGTATGGTACCGCGGATGGACCGTCGACACTGCGGGCGGGCTGGGGCTGACCGGCTGGGTGCGCAACCGCGCCGACGGCACGGTTGAGGCACTGTTCGCCGGCCCTGCCGACGCCGTCGACCGCATGCTGGACGCCTGCCGCCGCGGCCCGCCCGCCGCCATCGTCCGCGACCTGGTGGCCGAGCCCGATCAGGATCCCGGAATGGCCGGGTTCGAGCAGCGGCCGACACTGTAGGCGCGGCATTAGCGTTCCGCTAACCATGATGGCGGCATGCTGGAGGCCGCAGCGCTTTTGCGGTTCGGGGACTGGAGCCAGGATGTGAGCGACGTAGCGGGCATGAAGGCCATGCTTGCCGGCGTCTTCGCCAAGGCGGCGGAGGCGAAGGGAAAAGCTGTCCGCAAGCCGGCGCCGCCTGCTGCCCGTAACATGCCCCCGGTGCCGCCGGGCGGTGAGCCTGCAGTCCGTCTCAGCCTTGCGGCGGGGATGGTGGACGACGCGCTGGCCGGACCGTCCGGCGGCTTCCCTGCCGGCCTTGCGGGGCAATTGGGTCCGGCGATCCAGGCGGTGGCGCGCGACCTCGGGCGGCTGCTGACGGTGTTCGGAATGGAGGCGGACGGCGTGGCTGCGGCGGAGGCCGCGCTTGCCGGGCGTTTCAGCGATGCGGAGCGCCGGGCCGCGGTGGCGGCGCTGGATGGTCCTGCCGGTGACTTTGGTCCGGTGACGGAGGGCGGAGGTGCCGGGGATGTGGCGGTCGAGGTGCGCGGCATCGGTCTCCGCGTGGCGGATGGCCCTGCGTCACCCTGTTTCGAGGAGGCAGCCCTGGTCCTGGCGCATGTGCCGGCCGAGGGGGGGAGCGATGGCCTCGCCGCCGTGATCGGCGCGCTGCGCTCGGCCATCCGGCCGGGCCGGGGGCTGACGGTCGAGGCCGACGGCATTCCCGCCGATGGTCTCGGCCCTCTCATGGAGGTGCTGGCCGGGGCGATGACCGGGCCGCCGGACGGGCTGGAAGGCACGGTGGTCCTGTCGCCGCGCAACACCCCGGCGGTCGGGGAGACGCTGGACCTGTCGCTCACCCTGTCCGGGCGGCTGGGCGCCGGGACAGCGGTCCCGTCCGCTCCGCCCACCGCCCCGGCCAAGGAAAAGCCGGTCGAGCCTTTCGGGGAGCGGGGGGTCGATGTCCGGATTTGATCCGTGCCGCCGGCTGGCGGCCCTGATCCTGGTTCTGTCCATTTCAGGCCCGATGGCGGCCGCCCCGGCGCTGGCCGGGCCGCTGGAGCGGACCGAGCCCGGCCATCTGGCGCCGCCCCAGCCGGGTGCCCAGCTTCCCTTCGCGCCGCCCATCGTGCAGTTCGCGCTGCCGCCGCAATGGATGACGATCCGCTCCAAGGAGGACTGGCGCAAGGCCGGCACGTTCGAGAAGGAATTGAGCAAGGACTGCGCCGCCCTGCGCTTCGGCGAGATCACGCCGATGCGGTTCCGCGCCTATTTCAACGGGCAGGTGATGGGCGTCGCCTTCGGCCACGGCCTGAACCTGCACGATCCCGGCAAGAAGGCCGATCCCAAGAAGATCTACCTGTTCCGCAACGGCGATTCCGCCGGCTGCACGGTGCAGTCGATGGACAACAAGGATCCGCGCGTCAATCCCGCTGCCGGACAGGCCGCGACGCCGGCCGGCGGCGGGTTCAAGAAATACTGACCGGGGCCGTTCAGGCGCCTGTGTCCTCGCCCTCCTCGCCCCGCATCGGGCCGCCGAACACCTCCGGCCATGCCGCGATCAGGGCGGAA from Azospirillum thiophilum includes:
- a CDS encoding acylphosphatase, which translates into the protein MSADGRKAVRVRILGRVQGVWYRGWTVDTAGGLGLTGWVRNRADGTVEALFAGPADAVDRMLDACRRGPPAAIVRDLVAEPDQDPGMAGFEQRPTL